In one Gadus morhua chromosome 15, gadMor3.0, whole genome shotgun sequence genomic region, the following are encoded:
- the LOC115560418 gene encoding uncharacterized protein LOC115560418 yields the protein MGRICAVRNCGKISRKRSCHRLPLNTPKSHRVRKLWLSFLGFDINTPVNVLREADHRVCAFHFRPEDYLKSTSHRKECPKRLHLKRAAVPTLCGPTLDEENLGAVGGVVDQPSTSSISLVLTSPQPRPHQSNKSPRKSLSGSYLAFPVIRERLSLSPDDCETEILQMDTSISSVIEDDPKDMSFSLSQQSSSSETSSSSASEEQGEWDERKWIVNESSIMQLFRTCHICAAQITDKKVTTTGSQLKIEWTCLNSHHGKWASCPDARGMAQNNLLVSAATLFSGTTFTEVHEWASILNLQLLKKSQYYSIQSDYLIPVVHFAYKDHHENLIRRLIRQKAEGESIELCGDARSDSPGYSCKYSTYSFQLLSSNEIIHFQLLQVTEASSSVAMESQGCRRGLNHLIFNEGVDIDLITTDRATSVRKIMREEFQNVHHEFDPWHVSKGIKKKLVALANKKENQVLQGWIRAILNHFWFSCSSCGESAEELKRRWTSVLHHICGEHTWEQDGRKWACPHPALNPDQQRTKRWLQPESQVFKSLRNIVEDKRLLKDLEQMTRFKHTGSLEVYHNVMLKYLPKRLHFRYDTMVARTQLAILDNNYNVGRQQTETSEGLPRYSMVFPKQSKEWVAKKIYEPTSQYFTQHLVKLVLERREERTPEDIPHVQRPANIATKERPPKEDLIRKHQSRFPRHTDV from the exons ATGGGAAGAATTTGTGCGGTCAGAAACTGCGGGAAGATCTCTAGAAAAAGGAGTTGTCATCGGCTTCCTCTCAACACACCTAAAAGTCATAGAGTCAGAAAGTTGTGGCTTTCATTCCTCGGGTTCGACATAAACACCCCAGTAAATGTACTTCGGGAAGCCGACCATCGCGTTTGCGCCTTTCACTTTCGGCCTGAGGACTACCTGAAATCAACAAGTCATCGAAAGGAGTGTCCGAAGAGACTGCATCTGAAAAGGGCAGCTGTACCGACGCTTTGTGGACCAACGCTAGACGAAGAAAACCTCGGG GCTGTTGGCGGTGTGGTGGACCAGCCTTCTACCTCCAGCATATCCTTGGTCCTCACCAGTCCACAGCCACGGCCTCACCAATCCAATAAATCCCCAAGGAAGTCCTTATCTGGCAGTTACCTTGCTTTCCCTGTGATCAGGGAGAGGCTCTCACTATCT CCAGATGATTGTGAAACTGAGATACTTCAAATGGACACAAGCATTTCCTCAGTCATTGAGGATGACCCAAAAGACATGAGCTTCAGCCTCAGTCAACAGTCAAGTTCAAGTGAAACCTCCAGTTCAAGTGCCTCAGAAGAGCAAGGGGAGTGGGATGAAAGAAAATGGATTGTGAACGAGTCTAGCATCATGCAACTGTTTAGAACATGCCATATATGTGCCGCACAAATCACTGATAAAAAAGTGACAACTACAGGCAGCCAACTAAAGATTGAATGGACATGTTTGAATAGTCATCATGGCAAGTGGGCATCATGTCCTGATGCAAGAGGAATGGCACAGAATAACTTGCTTGTTTCTGCTGCTACGCTTTTCTCTGGAACAACTTTCACTGAAGTACACGAGTGGGCCAGCATCCTAAACTTGCAACTCTTGAAGAAATCGCAGTACTACTCCATCCAATCCGACTACCTTATTCCAGTAGTACACTTTGCATACAAGGATCATCATGAGAATCTCATTAGGCGACTCATTAGACAAAAGGCTGAAGGCGAGTCCATAGAGCTGTGTGGAGATGCCAGGTCTGACTCACcag GCTACAGCTGCAAGTATTCCACCTATTCGTTTCAGCTTCTATCCAGTAATGAGATCATTCACTTTCAACTACTACAG GTAACGGAAGCTAGCAGTTCAGTTGCCATGGAGTCCCAAGGCTGTAGGAGGGGCCTCAACCATCTCATTTTCAATGAAGGAGTAGATATAGACCTCATCACTACAGACCGGGCCACATCAGTTCGGAAAATAATGAGGGAGGAATTCCAGAATGTTCACCATGAATTTGATCCTTGGCATGTATCAAAAG GCATAAAGAAAAAACTGGTAGCACTCGCCAACAAAAAGGAAAATCAGGTCCTGCAGGGCTGGATTCGGGCGATCCTCAATCACTTTTGGTTCTCATGCTCATCTTGTGGTGAGAGTGCTGAG GAACTGAAGCGACGGTGGACCTCAGTCCTCCACCACATCTGTGGGGAGCACACATGGGAGCAAGATGGAAGAAAGTGGGCATGCCCTCACCCTGCTCTCAACCCAGATCAGCAAAGGACAAAGCGATGGCTCCAGCCAGAGTCTCAAGTGTTCAAGTCTTTACGGAATATTGTTGAAGATAAAAGACTTCTGAAAGACCTTGAGCAGATGACTCGCTTCAAACATACAG GATCTTTGGAGGTGTACCACAACGTTATGCTAAAATATCTGCCGAAACGACTGCATTTTCGGTACGACACCATGGTAGCCCGAACACAACTAGCCATCCTGGACAACAATTACAATGTCGGCCGACAGCAGACAGAGACTTCTGAAG GACTTCCAAGATACAGTATGGTGTTCCCAAAACAGAGCAAGGAATGGGTAGCCAAGAAGATCTATGAGCCTACTAGTCAGTACTTCACGCAACACCTTGTGAAACTCGTgttggagagaagggaggaaagaaCACCGGAAGACATTCCACATGTCCAGCGGCCTGCAAACATTGCCACTAAGGAGAGACCCCCCAAGGAAGATCTAATCAGGAAACATCAATCCAGATTCCCTCGCCACACTGATGTTTGA
- the LOC115560419 gene encoding P2X purinoceptor 7-like, translating to MEYERWLLEDALDFEFDGRGYRYEPEYTQEELREMEARATEAPEAPAEAVPRIAGNWWCACGKCRQMPTEHESRCCTEWDLVVTAGMANLNVSVDETVSPCISLNEVRHLLNKTVLETFFWVPKINWKKRPTPEGPNGQLSDSQYRLVAYRVILEWALKGQPLGRGNRLALPSCVVWAVRDAFPSPTGQYAGFNPSEIEELF from the exons ATGGAATATGAAAGGTGGCTTCTGGAGGACGCACTCGATTTTGAGTTTGACGGCAGAGGATATCGGTATGAACCAGAATACACCCAAGAGGAGCTACGGGAGATGGAGGCCAGGGCTACGGAGGCGCCTGAAGCTCCGGCTGAAGCGGTCCCCAGGATCGCGGGAAATTGGTGGTGTGCCTGTGGGAAGTGCAGGCAGATGCCGACGGAGCACGAAAGTAGGTGCTGCACGGAGTGGGACCTTGTCGTCACAGCTGGTATGGCCAACCTCAATGTCTCGGTCGACGAGACTGTGTCGCCCTGCATCTCTCTAAATGAAGTGCGCCATCTCCTAAATAAAACCGTGCTGGAGACTTTCTTCTGGGTCCCTAAAATTAACTGGAAGAAACGCCCCACACCCGAAGGACCGAATGGCCAACTGTCAGATAG TCAATACCGACTTGTGGCTTATCGAGTCATTCTGGAGTGGGCCCTCAAAGGTCAACCACTGGGACGAGGAAATCGCCTTGCATTACCCAGTTGCGTGGTGTGGGCTGTTAGGGATGCGTTCCCATCCCCCACTGGACAGTATGCTGGGTTTAATCCCAGTGAGATAGAGGAATTATTctga